A stretch of Microbulbifer sp. SAOS-129_SWC DNA encodes these proteins:
- a CDS encoding BlaI/MecI/CopY family transcriptional regulator → MRLGDLEKQVLQYLWNADSADAKQVHAQLSKARGGSLNTIQSTLDRLFKKGLLTREKQGHAFQYRPAVERYAFVGQLIQDVTREFVDDDNGLVAAFTSISSDLSESQLAQLEQLIEAQKAKRQQGGDA, encoded by the coding sequence ATGCGGCTAGGTGATCTCGAAAAACAGGTTCTCCAGTACCTCTGGAACGCGGACTCCGCGGATGCCAAGCAGGTGCATGCGCAGCTCAGCAAGGCCCGCGGCGGCTCGCTCAACACCATCCAGAGCACGCTCGATCGCCTGTTCAAGAAAGGCCTGTTGACGCGGGAGAAGCAGGGGCACGCGTTCCAATACCGCCCGGCGGTAGAGCGATATGCTTTTGTCGGTCAGCTTATCCAGGACGTGACTCGGGAGTTCGTCGATGACGATAACGGCCTCGTTGCGGCCTTTACCTCAATTTCCTCGGACTTGAGCGAGTCCCAGCTGGCACAGCTCGAGCAATTGATCGAGGCGCAGAAGGCGAAACGCCAGCAGGGTGGCGACGCATGA
- a CDS encoding DTW domain-containing protein, whose translation MRSTTYTRLRDQELARSTRPFQAKGTNVKRCADCQMGEFACMCAWRPTAESTTEFVLLLHRKELFKPTNTGRLVVDVFPDTQAFVWNRLEAPQELKALLNDPERNCFVVFPADGANNSSREVARSLPSTAKKTTLILLDGTWKQCSRMVGLSRWLDGLPCLSLPDTLVKSYAVRDSGKSDRFSTAEAAISCLMLAGEDASAETLRHYFSVFNAHYLATRKLRAPDVSESYAALQLLVG comes from the coding sequence ATGCGTTCCACTACTTACACTCGTCTTAGAGACCAGGAGCTTGCCAGGTCCACCAGGCCTTTCCAGGCCAAAGGCACAAACGTAAAGCGCTGTGCCGACTGCCAGATGGGCGAATTCGCCTGTATGTGCGCCTGGAGGCCTACGGCGGAAAGCACCACAGAATTTGTGTTGCTGCTGCACCGCAAGGAGTTGTTCAAGCCCACTAACACCGGCCGCCTGGTTGTTGACGTGTTTCCGGATACGCAAGCGTTCGTGTGGAATCGGCTCGAAGCACCACAGGAACTGAAAGCGCTGCTGAACGACCCGGAGCGGAATTGCTTTGTGGTATTTCCGGCAGACGGGGCCAACAACAGTTCGAGGGAAGTTGCCCGCAGCCTGCCATCCACGGCCAAAAAGACCACATTGATACTGCTCGATGGAACCTGGAAGCAGTGCAGCCGCATGGTTGGCCTGAGCCGCTGGCTGGATGGGCTCCCCTGCCTGAGCCTGCCCGACACGCTGGTGAAGTCCTACGCCGTGCGAGATTCTGGCAAAAGCGACCGCTTTTCTACCGCCGAGGCCGCCATCAGCTGTTTGATGCTGGCTGGTGAGGATGCCTCTGCCGAGACCCTGCGGCACTACTTTTCGGTGTTCAATGCCCACTACCTGGCAACGCGCAAGCTCCGTGCGCCGGATGTGAGCGAGAGTTATGCGGCGCTGCAGTTGCTGGTTGGGTGA
- a CDS encoding multidrug efflux SMR transporter: MPWFYLLIAGALEVVWAYSMKQSHGFTRLVPTLITLVTMLGSFWLLSVAMRSIPLGTAYTIWTGIGAIGAFLVGIVFLAEPVNAMRVVAAILIVSGLVLMKVSST; the protein is encoded by the coding sequence ATGCCCTGGTTCTACCTTCTCATTGCCGGAGCCCTGGAAGTTGTCTGGGCGTACTCCATGAAGCAATCCCACGGCTTCACCCGGCTCGTACCTACCCTCATCACGCTGGTCACCATGCTGGGCAGTTTCTGGCTGTTGTCCGTCGCCATGAGGAGTATCCCACTCGGTACCGCTTACACCATCTGGACGGGTATCGGTGCTATCGGGGCCTTTCTCGTGGGCATTGTATTTCTGGCGGAGCCGGTGAACGCGATGAGAGTCGTTGCCGCAATTCTGATTGTTTCCGGATTGGTGCTGATGAAAGTTTCCAGCACGTAA
- a CDS encoding cold-shock protein has protein sequence MSNTTTGTVKWFNESKGFGFIEQKSGPDVFAHFSAIASSGFKTLAEGQAVEFSVTQGAKGPQAENIVCI, from the coding sequence ATGTCCAACACAACGACCGGCACTGTTAAGTGGTTTAACGAATCCAAAGGCTTCGGCTTTATTGAACAGAAGTCTGGCCCCGACGTATTCGCGCATTTCAGCGCGATTGCAAGTTCAGGCTTTAAAACCCTGGCTGAAGGCCAGGCGGTTGAGTTCTCCGTAACTCAAGGCGCTAAAGGCCCGCAAGCTGAAAATATTGTTTGCATCTGA
- the rnr gene encoding ribonuclease R: protein MSKSPIAAFDPQDAKKYSHPIPAREFIMSLLESNKKVLDREQLAKVLDLSSDEQKEALRRRLRAMERDGQILFEHRKGYSLVKPEDLVSGRVIGHPDGFGFLNSDSSEEDLFLSDNEMLTVFDGDLVQARISGTDRRGRKTGIIVNVLERNTTHLVGRLQFEEDHYFLKPENSRIAHEIDLDRDQLMGAKPGQYISVAIIDFPSRRYNAFGRVTELLGDAMGPGMEIDVAIRSHDIPHNWPQDTLRAAKQLGHKVPEADKLHRADLRELPFVTIDGEDAKDFDDAVYCEKAATGGWHLFVAIADVSHYVAPGSALDREAQKRATSVYFPGRVVPMLPESLSNGLCSLNPQVDRLVMVCEMTFSKAGKMTAYTFSEGVIHSHARLTYNQVNAFITAPDSGVGRKTARQLKDTAPHIQALHGLYTVLKKARTKRGAMDFEKTEVQFKFTEDRKIERILPVIRNDAHKMIEEFMLSANVATADFLKRQKIPTLYRVHDGPRDKKLTSLRVFLKDKGLKLGGGNKPSTAHYDQLLSRIGERGDAQTIRTMMLRSLSQAEYSPDNRGHFGLAYSAYAHFTSPIRRYPDLLVHRAIRSVIRQEQQRNPVRRALKFFFGAGDAPVQRFDDAKPLAPAKSYPYDKPAMQTLAVHCSNASRRADKASWDVEAWLKCEYMQDFIGDTFHGVVSSVMHFGLFIEISDTQVEGLVHISALKNDYYHFDAAAQRLVGERSNTSFATGDAVKVRVVGVDMERRKIEFTLAR, encoded by the coding sequence ATGAGTAAATCCCCAATAGCTGCGTTTGATCCGCAAGACGCCAAAAAATACAGTCACCCGATTCCCGCACGCGAGTTCATTATGAGCTTGCTCGAAAGCAATAAAAAAGTACTCGATCGGGAGCAGCTGGCGAAAGTCCTGGACCTCTCTTCTGATGAACAGAAAGAGGCACTGCGTCGTCGTTTGCGTGCAATGGAGCGCGACGGACAAATTCTTTTCGAACACCGCAAAGGTTATAGCCTGGTCAAACCGGAAGATCTGGTGAGCGGGCGTGTAATCGGGCACCCGGACGGTTTCGGCTTTCTGAACAGTGATTCTTCTGAGGAGGACCTGTTTTTATCCGACAACGAAATGCTGACGGTGTTTGACGGTGATCTCGTGCAGGCACGTATCAGTGGTACCGACCGCCGCGGCCGCAAAACCGGCATTATTGTGAATGTGCTGGAGCGCAATACCACGCATCTGGTCGGCCGCCTGCAGTTTGAAGAGGATCATTACTTCCTCAAACCGGAAAACAGTCGTATTGCCCACGAAATTGACCTCGATCGCGACCAGTTGATGGGCGCCAAACCGGGACAGTATATTTCTGTAGCGATCATCGATTTCCCCAGCCGCCGCTACAATGCCTTCGGGCGCGTAACCGAGTTGCTCGGCGACGCCATGGGCCCCGGCATGGAGATCGATGTCGCCATCCGCAGTCACGACATTCCCCATAACTGGCCACAGGACACCCTGCGCGCAGCGAAGCAGCTGGGCCATAAAGTGCCCGAGGCAGACAAACTGCACCGCGCCGACCTGAGAGAACTGCCGTTCGTCACCATCGACGGTGAAGACGCCAAGGATTTCGACGATGCGGTGTACTGTGAGAAAGCCGCAACTGGCGGCTGGCATTTATTTGTAGCGATTGCCGATGTCTCCCACTACGTTGCCCCGGGTAGCGCACTCGACCGGGAAGCACAGAAGCGCGCGACATCCGTGTATTTTCCCGGCCGCGTGGTACCGATGCTGCCGGAATCACTCTCCAATGGTTTGTGCTCGCTCAATCCACAGGTAGACCGTCTGGTGATGGTGTGCGAGATGACATTCAGCAAAGCCGGGAAAATGACCGCCTACACCTTTTCCGAGGGTGTTATTCACTCCCATGCGCGGCTTACCTATAACCAGGTGAATGCCTTTATCACCGCACCGGATTCCGGTGTGGGACGAAAGACCGCCCGCCAACTCAAAGACACGGCGCCGCATATTCAGGCGCTGCACGGGCTTTACACGGTTTTGAAGAAAGCCCGCACTAAACGCGGCGCGATGGATTTTGAAAAGACCGAAGTGCAATTCAAATTCACGGAAGACCGCAAGATCGAGCGAATACTCCCGGTAATCCGCAACGATGCGCACAAGATGATTGAGGAGTTCATGCTGAGCGCCAATGTGGCCACGGCCGACTTCCTCAAGCGGCAGAAGATACCGACCCTGTATCGCGTGCACGACGGCCCGCGGGACAAGAAACTAACCAGCCTACGCGTATTCCTGAAGGACAAGGGACTCAAGTTGGGCGGCGGCAACAAGCCTTCGACCGCGCATTACGATCAGCTGCTGAGTCGTATTGGCGAGCGCGGCGATGCGCAAACGATCCGCACCATGATGTTGCGATCCCTCAGCCAGGCGGAGTACAGCCCGGACAATCGGGGCCATTTTGGCCTGGCGTATTCCGCCTATGCGCACTTCACCTCACCCATTCGCCGGTACCCGGACTTGCTGGTGCACCGAGCCATTCGGTCGGTGATTCGCCAGGAACAACAGCGCAACCCTGTCCGTCGCGCGCTCAAATTTTTCTTCGGCGCGGGCGATGCACCGGTGCAACGTTTCGATGACGCAAAACCCCTCGCGCCTGCAAAAAGTTACCCCTACGACAAGCCGGCGATGCAGACCCTCGCGGTACATTGCTCTAACGCTTCGCGCCGCGCGGACAAAGCGAGCTGGGATGTAGAAGCCTGGCTAAAATGCGAGTATATGCAGGACTTTATCGGTGACACCTTTCACGGGGTTGTGAGTAGCGTCATGCACTTTGGCCTGTTTATCGAGATCAGTGATACCCAGGTTGAAGGCCTGGTACACATATCTGCGCTAAAAAATGACTACTACCACTTTGATGCGGCCGCACAGCGTCTTGTCGGCGAGCGGAGCAATACCAGCTTTGCCACCGGCGATGCGGTCAAGGTGCGCGTTGTGGGCGTCGACATGGAGCGACGCAAAATCGAGTTTACGCTAGCCCGTTAG
- a CDS encoding pseudouridine synthase: MREYRPPTEPFLNEIYADDTLLVLDKPSGLLSVPGRAPEHADSLASRVQQRYPGAMTVHRLDMDTSGLIVMARHPIAHRQLSALFQQRRVEKTYYAEVWGEPAKDAGEIDLPLICDWPNRPRQKVDFEVGKPSLTHWEKVASAGHTSLIRLTPVTGRSHQLRVHMAAIGHPILGDPFYAQAQALAAAPRLLLHAASLSFAHPASDAPLQFHCAPDTDLFRLCAEHQL; the protein is encoded by the coding sequence GTGCGGGAATACCGCCCCCCCACCGAGCCATTCCTCAACGAGATCTACGCCGACGACACCCTGCTGGTCCTCGACAAGCCCAGCGGCCTGCTCAGCGTGCCCGGGCGCGCGCCGGAACATGCCGACAGCCTCGCCAGCCGTGTGCAGCAGCGCTACCCCGGCGCGATGACCGTGCACCGGCTGGATATGGATACCTCGGGGCTGATTGTGATGGCGCGCCATCCGATCGCCCACCGGCAGCTGAGCGCGCTGTTCCAGCAGCGCCGGGTGGAAAAAACCTATTACGCCGAAGTCTGGGGCGAGCCGGCGAAAGATGCCGGGGAGATCGACCTGCCGCTGATCTGCGACTGGCCCAACCGGCCGCGGCAGAAGGTCGACTTTGAGGTGGGCAAGCCCTCACTGACCCACTGGGAGAAGGTGGCCAGCGCCGGGCACACCAGCCTGATCCGGCTCACACCGGTTACCGGCCGTTCGCACCAGTTGCGCGTACACATGGCGGCCATCGGGCATCCGATTCTCGGCGACCCCTTTTACGCCCAGGCGCAGGCGCTGGCCGCGGCACCGAGACTCCTGCTGCACGCCGCGTCGCTGTCGTTCGCACATCCCGCCAGCGATGCACCCCTGCAGTTTCACTGCGCACCTGACACGGACCTGTTTCGCCTCTGTGCAGAGCACCAACTCTAG
- a CDS encoding cytochrome c peroxidase has translation MALSSGARAEGQIQDAIALKLLGKNVFFDKRLSSPSGMGCVSCHEPTKGGTFPGLETNLHQVAITGADITQVGRRRPQTNTYASFSPPFFADCPDGIPGFCGGNFWDGRAQGRPPATDGTLPVPPLAAPHLDSEVFFDIVNPNVLSYSQYISPISDQALNPFIEHTEQNLPSRAALCDLVASADYAWLFQLAWGEAINCGSGTATGSDSFADISYKRIAMAVGAYQHSPDINRFDSKRDIAIRSELACIDQQYSSYYNPTVCFKVRRMRYTNPDKEYGKFPLVSFTDQENLGHDLFYNVDLPFIPGDQRANKNLPAAQCSFCHSDHPATDDGSEPLQIYADQAYHNLGVPPNPQIPKLTGLDTGLILHLGSALFPVPDGDLEDGFFRTPTIRNTGKGAGNGFVKAYMHNGYFKSLASVVHFYNTRSVLPDCEDLIGQPDGIPPGTPLTEEVALAHNCWPIAEFPVNQTITGLVGGLNMTANQEAALVAYMQTLSDQGSARPPVLVDGTQEEKGLIMDLYSHLCPEEVEFVTSPSPGYYDRTAFHGCVTLLDLVEAMGEDDWVMGPESF, from the coding sequence ATGGCACTGAGTAGCGGTGCTCGTGCGGAGGGACAAATTCAAGATGCCATTGCCCTGAAACTACTGGGCAAAAACGTCTTTTTTGATAAGCGGTTGTCGAGTCCCTCGGGGATGGGCTGTGTCTCGTGTCACGAGCCTACCAAGGGCGGCACGTTCCCGGGGCTGGAAACCAACCTGCACCAGGTTGCCATTACCGGGGCCGATATTACCCAGGTCGGCCGGCGCCGGCCGCAGACCAATACCTATGCGAGTTTCTCACCACCATTTTTTGCGGATTGTCCCGACGGCATTCCCGGGTTTTGCGGCGGCAATTTCTGGGATGGACGCGCACAGGGGCGACCGCCGGCTACCGACGGTACCCTGCCGGTTCCGCCGCTGGCCGCGCCTCACCTGGATAGCGAAGTATTCTTCGATATCGTGAACCCCAATGTACTGAGCTACAGCCAGTATATTTCGCCGATTTCAGATCAGGCCCTGAACCCGTTCATCGAACACACCGAGCAGAACCTCCCCAGCCGCGCGGCGCTCTGCGACCTGGTGGCGTCCGCGGATTACGCATGGTTGTTCCAGCTGGCCTGGGGCGAGGCCATCAACTGTGGCAGCGGTACGGCAACCGGCAGTGATTCCTTTGCCGATATCAGCTACAAGCGGATCGCCATGGCGGTGGGCGCCTATCAGCACTCCCCGGATATCAATCGCTTCGACTCCAAGCGCGATATTGCCATCCGTTCGGAGCTTGCCTGTATCGACCAGCAATACAGTAGTTACTACAACCCGACGGTGTGCTTTAAAGTGCGGAGAATGCGCTACACCAATCCCGACAAGGAATACGGCAAGTTCCCGCTGGTGAGTTTCACGGACCAGGAGAACCTGGGCCACGACCTGTTCTACAACGTGGACCTGCCCTTTATTCCCGGTGACCAGCGCGCCAACAAGAACCTGCCCGCGGCCCAGTGCTCTTTCTGCCACAGCGACCACCCGGCAACCGACGATGGCAGCGAGCCACTGCAGATCTACGCCGACCAGGCCTATCACAACCTCGGCGTGCCGCCGAATCCGCAAATTCCGAAACTGACTGGACTCGATACCGGCTTGATACTGCACCTGGGCAGCGCATTGTTCCCAGTACCGGACGGCGATCTCGAGGATGGATTCTTCCGCACGCCGACGATACGCAATACCGGCAAGGGTGCCGGCAATGGCTTCGTCAAAGCCTATATGCACAACGGCTACTTCAAGAGCCTCGCCAGCGTGGTGCACTTCTACAACACCCGCAGCGTATTGCCCGACTGTGAAGATCTTATCGGGCAGCCAGACGGTATTCCCCCGGGTACCCCTCTCACCGAGGAGGTGGCCCTGGCGCATAACTGCTGGCCGATAGCGGAGTTCCCGGTCAACCAGACCATCACCGGGCTGGTCGGTGGCCTGAATATGACGGCGAATCAGGAGGCGGCGTTGGTGGCCTATATGCAGACGCTGTCGGATCAGGGCTCGGCCAGGCCTCCGGTACTGGTCGATGGCACGCAGGAGGAAAAGGGCCTGATCATGGACCTCTACTCCCACCTCTGCCCCGAGGAGGTCGAGTTCGTCACTTCGCCCAGTCCCGGTTACTACGACCGCACGGCATTCCACGGCTGTGTGACCCTGCTGGACCTGGTCGAGGCCATGGGCGAGGACGACTGGGTCATGGGGCCTGAAAGCTTCTAG
- a CDS encoding OmpW family outer membrane protein has translation MKLIRLTMAVTALMPLFAQAQQSWREVDWGNLIVRAGGTYIHPRGDATSLQYPILQNWDLFRTRWDFDSDTTWNLSVAWQPMDHWGFELMHIFNAQYDIQLSRFTGIPGRDLIELGKFEVTTSNAFINWYPLQPDCLGRPYFGVGVNYTDFRDMQLSHDFNRFLIDSDVSTGPADFNMGYSWGWAAQVGVDFTYSRSTPWLANVAVLYLDSDTNTRITFPTELGYDHLRAKVDYDPWMLNLSIGYRF, from the coding sequence ATGAAACTGATTCGCCTAACGATGGCCGTCACGGCGTTGATGCCGCTGTTCGCACAAGCCCAGCAGAGTTGGCGAGAGGTTGATTGGGGTAACCTTATCGTGCGGGCCGGGGGCACCTATATACATCCGCGCGGCGACGCGACGTCTCTGCAGTATCCCATTCTGCAGAACTGGGACCTGTTCCGCACCCGGTGGGATTTCGACAGTGACACCACCTGGAACCTGTCCGTGGCCTGGCAGCCGATGGATCACTGGGGCTTTGAGTTGATGCATATTTTCAACGCCCAGTACGATATACAACTGTCGCGCTTTACCGGCATCCCCGGACGCGACCTGATCGAGCTGGGCAAATTCGAAGTCACCACCTCCAATGCCTTCATTAATTGGTATCCGCTGCAGCCCGACTGTCTCGGCCGCCCCTATTTCGGGGTCGGGGTCAATTACACCGATTTTCGCGATATGCAGCTGAGCCATGATTTCAACAGGTTCCTGATCGACAGCGACGTCTCCACGGGCCCGGCCGATTTCAATATGGGCTACTCCTGGGGCTGGGCGGCACAGGTGGGTGTGGATTTCACCTACAGCCGCAGCACACCCTGGCTCGCCAATGTCGCCGTGCTCTATCTCGACTCGGATACCAATACCCGTATCACCTTCCCGACCGAACTCGGCTATGACCATTTGCGGGCCAAAGTCGATTACGACCCGTGGATGCTCAACCTGAGCATCGGTTACCGATTCTGA
- a CDS encoding autotransporter outer membrane beta-barrel domain-containing protein has protein sequence MGTKSAEHSNRRANTGRPSIWLLLGLSAAAIFALHGEVARASCTPGNTGTAGPDTITCDDDNDAEGADVNALGGNDTLELNGGDIGNVDGGSGADTINITGATIENFVRGGSGADTITLNDRFSDIGGLDSGGIDAGSGNDTINILDGLTFTLSAGDGDDNILLNGGFVFDFLDAGAGDDNIRWGEGLAFDIRGGSGSDTLRIDAFAYDGTSILDGGDDLSAGDGYIDTLTFLLDNEVDGRLLRNWERIVIWGSSKMIFTHTLAVGGGKDPDGNDLGLDILFGGWVQIRQGQFVITGNVANAGTLDMDNKRFGTLNIARDTDGNFGDYIGKGGRLWLDARLDGDGAPADLLTITGDVSGQTLVRVANRGGIGAETTGDGIKLIEIGGASPEDTFVLDGDFTTRDRRQAIVGGAYAYTLHHNGVSDPQDGNWYLRSSVNAAEFGGGDVIRWQPATVLYETYPQLLRALNQPETLRQRVGNRFWVGSSYKDLGNCDYPSSVEQTIDGGGVWIKLGGRYDEQDPEFSTTSSRWRQNAYRLQLGIDAPLGFTVRGTRPIASVALEYGNSDNTVGSFFGDGNIDIEQYGVSGYLTWYGRDGSYLDTQAHLNWFDSDFNAFDLRRLPQSRAALGYALSVEGGRSFKICDYYSVTPQAQLMYSNENSDDLLDVYNVRVTDIDNDAWRLRLGATFDRRMSGRKSSRNMYGSLPLQRVDFYLTPSVLYNFGEQTRATVSGATVYQQEDDWRGELAFGATYDECGDNCSVYGELNVSTSLENFGDSSGGGLEFGFRFKW, from the coding sequence GTGGGCACAAAGTCAGCAGAACATTCCAACCGCCGCGCCAACACTGGCCGCCCTTCCATCTGGCTGCTCCTGGGCCTGTCGGCAGCGGCGATATTTGCGCTGCATGGAGAAGTGGCCCGGGCCAGCTGCACGCCCGGCAACACCGGCACCGCCGGCCCCGATACCATCACCTGTGACGACGACAACGATGCCGAGGGTGCCGATGTCAATGCGCTCGGCGGCAATGACACACTGGAACTGAACGGCGGTGATATCGGCAACGTGGATGGCGGCAGCGGTGCCGACACGATCAATATCACCGGCGCCACCATAGAGAACTTTGTGCGTGGCGGCAGTGGTGCGGATACCATCACCCTGAACGATCGCTTCAGTGATATCGGCGGGCTCGACAGTGGCGGTATCGATGCCGGCAGCGGCAACGACACCATCAATATTCTCGACGGACTCACCTTTACCCTCAGCGCAGGGGACGGTGACGATAACATTCTGCTCAATGGCGGCTTTGTCTTCGATTTCCTGGATGCCGGCGCCGGCGATGACAACATTCGCTGGGGCGAGGGGCTGGCCTTTGATATCCGCGGCGGCAGCGGATCCGACACCCTGCGCATCGATGCGTTTGCCTATGATGGCACCTCGATTCTGGACGGCGGCGACGACCTCAGCGCGGGCGACGGATATATCGATACTCTCACGTTCCTGCTCGACAACGAGGTCGACGGGCGCCTGCTGCGCAACTGGGAGCGGATCGTTATCTGGGGCAGTTCCAAGATGATCTTTACCCACACCCTGGCGGTCGGTGGCGGCAAGGACCCGGACGGCAATGATCTGGGGCTGGATATCCTGTTCGGCGGCTGGGTGCAGATCCGCCAGGGACAATTCGTAATCACCGGCAACGTAGCCAATGCCGGCACCCTCGACATGGACAACAAGCGCTTCGGCACGCTGAACATTGCCCGGGATACTGACGGCAATTTCGGTGACTATATCGGCAAGGGTGGCCGGCTGTGGCTGGACGCACGCCTCGATGGCGACGGCGCACCGGCGGACCTGCTCACCATTACCGGCGATGTCAGCGGGCAGACGCTGGTGCGCGTGGCCAATCGCGGCGGCATCGGTGCCGAAACCACCGGCGACGGTATCAAGCTGATCGAAATCGGTGGAGCCTCACCGGAGGATACCTTCGTGCTGGACGGGGATTTCACCACCCGGGACCGGCGCCAGGCCATCGTCGGTGGCGCCTACGCCTATACCCTGCACCACAATGGCGTCAGCGATCCGCAAGACGGCAACTGGTACCTGCGCTCGAGCGTCAATGCCGCCGAGTTCGGCGGTGGCGATGTAATTCGCTGGCAGCCCGCCACCGTTCTCTACGAAACTTATCCACAGCTGCTACGCGCGCTGAACCAGCCCGAAACCCTGCGCCAGCGCGTCGGCAACCGCTTTTGGGTGGGTTCCAGCTACAAGGATCTGGGCAACTGTGACTATCCCTCATCTGTCGAGCAGACCATCGATGGCGGCGGTGTGTGGATAAAACTCGGAGGGCGCTACGACGAACAGGACCCCGAGTTTTCCACCACCAGCAGCCGCTGGCGGCAGAACGCTTACCGGCTGCAATTGGGTATCGATGCGCCACTCGGTTTCACCGTGCGCGGTACACGGCCGATTGCCAGCGTGGCGCTGGAATACGGTAATTCAGACAACACGGTGGGGTCTTTTTTCGGGGATGGCAATATTGATATCGAACAGTACGGTGTCAGTGGATACCTGACCTGGTACGGCCGCGACGGCAGCTACCTGGATACCCAGGCGCACCTCAACTGGTTCGACAGCGACTTCAATGCCTTCGACCTGCGCCGGCTTCCGCAGTCGCGGGCGGCACTGGGCTATGCGCTGTCCGTCGAGGGCGGGCGCAGCTTCAAGATCTGCGATTACTACAGCGTCACTCCGCAAGCGCAGCTGATGTACAGCAATGAAAATTCCGACGACCTCCTCGACGTATACAATGTGCGCGTTACCGATATCGATAACGACGCCTGGCGCCTGCGCCTCGGTGCCACCTTCGACCGACGTATGAGCGGGCGCAAGTCCAGCCGCAATATGTACGGCAGCCTGCCGCTACAGCGGGTCGACTTCTACCTCACCCCGAGTGTGCTCTACAACTTCGGCGAGCAAACCCGGGCCACGGTGTCCGGCGCCACCGTGTATCAGCAGGAGGACGACTGGCGCGGAGAGCTGGCGTTCGGCGCCACCTACGACGAGTGCGGAGACAACTGTTCCGTGTACGGCGAGCTGAATGTTTCCACCAGCCTGGAGAATTTCGGCGACAGCAGCGGCGGCGGGCTGGAATTCGGCTTCCGTTTCAAGTGGTAA